From a single Arachis hypogaea cultivar Tifrunner chromosome 3, arahy.Tifrunner.gnm2.J5K5, whole genome shotgun sequence genomic region:
- the LOC112790226 gene encoding U-box domain-containing protein 6, which yields MMDVAELEENLFAASDAKLHGEMCRTLSAIYCKILTIFPSLEAAKPRSKSGIQALCSLHVALEKSKNVLQHCSECSKLYLAITGDAVLQKFEKAKSALVDSLKLVEDIVPQSIGCQVEKIVDELASTVFAIDPLEKQVGDDLIALLQQGRKLDNSNDSSELECFHQAATRLGITSSRAALTERRALKKLIERAQAEEDKRKESIIAYLLHLMRKYSKLFRSEFSDDNDSQGSQPCSPTVNGYVEDGVQTQAFDRVFSKLSSINLKPNNRKSGQMPLPPEELRCPISLQLMSDPVIIASGQTYERACIEKWFSDGHNTCPKTQQKLPHLLLTPNYNVKNLVASWCAQNGIPIPEGPPESLDFNYWRLALSDTDSTNSKSVNSVNSCKLKGAKVVPVEESSMSEQTGVAGAESVSTQEDDNEQYLSFLKVLTEGNDLQGKCKVVQRLRMLLRDDEDARTFMGANGFVEALMQFLQSALREGNAMDQENGAMALFNLAVNNDRNKEMMISAGVLSLLDEMIYKPTCYGCATALYLNLSCLEEVKPMIGSGQAVPFLVKILKSSSDVQCKLDSLHTLYNLSTVPTNIPYLLSSGIIVGLQSQLVGQGDSVWTEKCIAVLINLAVSQLGREEIVSSPGIISTLASILDTGELLEQEQAVACLLILCNRSKKCCEMVLQEGVIPALVSISVNGTSRGREKSQKLLMLFREQRQEEHSPSKPQGRPETSNSSMPKPEMKPLCKSTSRRKVGKALSFLWKSKSYSVYQC from the exons ATGATGGATGTTGCTGAGCTTGAAGAAAATCTTTTTGCAGCAAGTGATGCCAAG TTACATGGAGAAATGTGCAGGACTCTTTCTGCAATATATTGTAAAATATTGACAATATTTCCTTCTCTAGAAGCAGCTAAGCCTAGGAGCAAATCTGGAATACAGGCATTATGTTCACTGCATGTAGCTTTAGAGAAGTCGAAGAATGTTCTTCAGCACTGCTCAGAGTGTAGTAAACTTTACCTG GCGATAACTGGCGACGCCGTActtcaaaaatttgaaaaggcTAAGTCTGCACTTGTTGACAGTCTTAAACTGGTGGAAGATATTGTTCCTCAATCTATTGGGTGTCAG GTTGAGAAAATTGTGGATGAACTTGCAAGTACGGTTTTTGCAATTGACCCCTTAGAAAAACAAGTTGGCGACGATTTAATTGCATTGCTTCAGCAGGGAAGGAAGCTTGACAACTCTAATGACAGTAGTGAACTTGAATGTTTTCATCAGGCTGCTACTAGACTTGGAATTACATCTTCAAGAGCAGCTCTTACTGAACGAAGAGCTCTCAAAAAACTCATTGAAAGGGCTCAGGCTGAGGAAGACAAGCGGAAGGAATCAATTATTGCATATCTTTTACACCTCATGAGGAAATATTCTAAGTTGTTTAGAAGTGAATTCTCAGATGATAATGATTCTCAGGGCTCCCAACCCTGTTCACCTACCGTTAATGGATATGTTGAGGATGGTGTTCAGACTCAAGCGTTTGATAGAGTATTTTCAAAACTTAGTTCCATTAACTTAAAGCCGAATAATAGAAAATCAGGCCAGATGCCCCTTCCCCCTGAAGAGTTGAGGTGTCCGATATCTCTGCAACTCATGAGTGATCCTGTTATAATTGCTTCAGGTCAAACATACGAAAGGGCTTGTATAGAAAAATGGTTCAGTGATGGGCATAACACCTGCCCAAAGACTCAACAGAAACTTCCACATCTTTTATTGACTCCTAATTACAATGTCAAGAATCTTGTGGCTAGTTGGTGTGCACAGAATGGAATTCCTATTCCTGAAGGCCCTCCCGAATCTCTTGATTTTAACTATTGGAGATTGGCTTTATCAGATACCGATTCCACAAATTCAAAATCTGTTAACAGTGTAAATTCTTGCAAGTTGAAAGGTGCGAAAGTGGTTCCAGTAGAAGAGAGCAGCATGTCAGAGCAAACCGGGGTAGCTGGAGCTGAAAGTGTGTCTACACAAGAGGACGATAATGAACAGTATCTTAGTTTTCTGAAAGTCTTAACAGAAGGGAACGACTTACAGGGGAAGTGTAAGGTTGTACAAAGGTTAAGGATGTTGCTAAGGGATGATGAGGACGCCAGGACATTTATGGGTGCTAATGGATTTGTTGAAGCACTTATGCAGTTTCTCCAATCAGCTTTGCGTGAAGGAAATGCGATGGATCAAGAAAATGGAGCTATGGCCCTGTTCAACCTTGCTGTGAACAATGACAG AAACAAGGAAATGATGATATCAGCCGGAGTCTTATCCTTGTTGGACGAAATGATCTATAAACCTACTTGCTATGGGTGTGCAACTGCCCTGTATCTAAATCTCTCTTGCCTTGAAGAAGTCAAGCCTATGATTGGTTCAGGTCAGGCTGTCCCATTCCTAGTCAAGATTCTTAAATCCAGCTCTGATGTTCAATGCAAGCTAGATTCGCTCCACACACTCTATAATCTTTCCACCGTACCCACCAACATTCCATACCTCCTTTCATCTGGAATCATTGTTGGCTTGCAATCCCAGCTTGTAGGCCAGGGTGATAGTGTGTGGACGGAAAAATGCATAGCTGTATTGATAAATTTGGCGGTTTCTCAATTGGGTAGAGAGGAAATTGTGTCATCTCCAGGAATCATAAGCACATTGGCGTCAATACTCGACACTGGTGAGCTCCTAGAGCAAGAGCAAGCCGTCGCATGTCTCCTAATTTTGTGTAACCGAAGCAAGAAATGTTGCGAGATGGTCCTTCAAGAAGGGGTCATCCCTGCCTTGGTCTCAATATCGGTGAATGGGACGTCAAGAGGCAGAGAAAAATCTCAAAAGCTGTTGATGCTCTTCCGAGAGCAACGACAAGAAGAGCATTCCCCATCCAAGCCACAAGGCCGACCAGAAACCAGCAATTCATCTATGCCTAAGCCTGAGATGAAACCACTATGCAAGTCTACATCTAGGAGAAAGGTGGGGAAGGCTTTAAGCTTTCTGTGGAAAAGCAAGAGCTATTCTGTTTACCAGTGTTAG